From the Cloeon dipterum chromosome 4, ieCloDipt1.1, whole genome shotgun sequence genome, the window GCGATTTTAATGaacaaatcttaaatttaaaaaaatagctacttaattttatctgcaggtattataaaaattatataaaatgcccttaatttcaagttaacctcaaaatattttattttccagccgGGTGATAGTCCGAAGCATCAGCCAAAGGTGGTTGGCGCTACCCTGGTAGACCCGAAGCAATCGCCGGCGGCAAACTTCCCGCCGAACTCGGCAGAGGGCCAGCTCAAGTACGAAAACGACAGGTTGAAGTTGGCCCTTGCGCAAAGGTACGTAATTTTCTACtcttaaaatcgtttttttacataaatgaaatgattttcagCTCCGCGAACGCCAAGAAGTGGGAAATCGAGCTGGCCACCCTGAAAAACAACAACGCGCGTCTGACGAGCGCCCTGCAGGAGAGCACGGCCAACGTGGAAGAGTGGAAGCGGCAGCTGCAGCAGTACAAGGAGGACAACCACACTCTCAAGACAAAATACATCGAGTTGGAGGCAGCGAAAGGTTGAACTGGAACTGTTATTTGAGGGCTTAATTGCCACTATGTTGATGGCAGGGAGCCAAGAGGCGGCGGCAGAGCTCAGGAAGGAGCTGCAGAGTCTCAGGACAAGGGTGGAGGCGCTCGACCTCGAGCTGCAGGGCAAGAACGAGGAGGTGCGCCGCCTCAACAAGCAGCAAGGGCCTGACCCTCACTCGGGAAAGTCCGATGATAGGATTAAGGTgactttaaaatacatatttattatttaagcaTGGTCAATacaaaagatttaattataaagaacaaaattgcttgaaatgagtttttcttttgatgcaaattaaacaaatttatggaTAACCTTGAATGCTAGATCGAGTTATTCCCTTCCTCCGGTAtgttcaaacaaaattgaaaggtAGCCTTTTTTTCTTACAGACATATTTTCATAAGACtctcttttttcattattaaatttgtaaacaacTGACCTATCACTCATTGATAAACCGCAATTAATTTCTGTTATTTCCTCTTCTGTGATAAGAATTATCTAACCCTCTCTCTAGCCGCCAAACCAAAGCAAGAATGAGCATTAAAATCCTTATTTGCACAcagttataatttaataaaatattattccttaTGTTTTCTTCTTGTCGCATATAATGACACCAAaataaaccataaaaaatcctttcgttccatttaattcaaagtaaattctggaaaaattaagGTTGCAAAATTCCTAAGTTTTAAAACATACAGTGCAGTGGTAGAAACagttgtttttcaatttttgccagtttgtggcaggaaatgtttttcacctctgtttttaataattttctaattatttgctcatgaccttgacttgaaaaaattgtcagagagaaattgaaacagaaaaaggtggttttaaagaaaaaatctgcacagtagaggaaattttgaccactccaacggcaaataattttatattttcacttgggaaaaatgaaaaaattaattaattgcatttattgctcgagaaatttttaaaaaccagttgtaaaaaaaacaggaataaTTTGACATTGTTTTTGTCTAAATAACTGATTCTAATTTTGTCTAACTGTGCAGGCGCTGCAGGAGGAAAACGCGACGCTGCAGCTGGCGCTGCAGAACTCGCAGGCGCAGCTGGAGGCGGCGCTGATGGCGCAAGAGTCGCAGCGGCGGGTGCTCGACACGCTGAACAGGCAGCTGGCGACGCGGCTGCAGGAGCTGGCCGGCATCCACGGCGAGATCGCCACCGCGATCAACACGTGATGCCCCGACGACGCCCAGCCGGCCCCGCCCCCGCCCTCCCTCACAGCCTCCCAGACGTCGCTCCACCACGCCAGCTCCACGTGCCAGCCGCTCTGAGGATCCTCCAGTCGTAGCGTTAACAAAAATTCGGTGTGCATGCGTTCGTTTCACCCCTAAAACCCTCCCTGAAGCTGGGTTCTCGCGCCCCCTCTGGACCGTCGGACTTTCGGTTGAACGCGCACAGtgacccccccccccccctggAGAACCGGAAtctcgatttttattgttttccgtGGACTgctttttatctcatttttccCTTGACGACGGTGATCTGATccttttgcaattaatttaacgaAAGGGTTTGGCCCGAGGCGGCACCGCagttaaaatcagttttgtaAAAAGCTGCCGCGGCGGCCAGACACCCTCCCCCTCTCTGCTTCCTCTCTGATACCTGGAGGCTgacaaaaaaaactcaaaattaaggTTTTATTCCAACCCCAAGTTTTATgggattattttattaattttttgggtcAGCCTCCGACTTTTTCTTCcagccattttaattttcttttgtaggTGTGCTACGAAAAGCGGTTCTGTTCTTTTTTACATAATCTCAGAGCATTATTGTGTGATGTACCGAATGTTGAACTTagtcatattttaattaaataatcgaATGATATTCCTCGAAAGGCCCACAATCACGATTGAGAACCAGCGAAAATTGCCATACTTTCCAGATTAATTAGTAGAGCTagacttaattttatttgcaatctCTCTGACATTCGAAAAAAGttccaattatttattaattaaatagttttacgTGTGGTTGCTCAAGTACTTAACTGTCTGTTTGTTTTCCTGCCCCCAGATTTGATTAACCATATTTTACTGATTTCCAATTAAGCGGTGAACTAGTGAAATGATTAAACAGTACACGCGAATGAATCGAAAACACAAAGTACGAGTGGTGTGTGATATTTATGATTACCTTTcgacttttttttattttataatattccaCACGGACTGCACAAAGAAAGTGTATCGGTTTTGTGATGATTAACCATTTTGCTATTTGATTTATTACGCTGTGAGACTCCAACGCAAGATATTACATAACTTTACTgtactttttttctttgtttttgtcTTAAGAAGAGAGTAAAAGTTTAGTGCTGCTCAAATCTGCCAAACTTTGTGCAATATCCAGcgcagttgttgttgttgttccaAACCCGATTTTTGTTCCCGAAGCAGCGATTTTGTTGTTTGGACGGAGGCACAAGCAACCAAAATTCCTTGTCGACTGCTTTTCTACTCTGTATTATCGCATTCTTGTATATTTACTCTCATCGGCGGCTGCCCCAAGTTGAACGGAATGCCACAGCTTCTTGGTTCTCGCCGAGAACGCAGGGGCGCCGCCAGTGACTTTTTTTGTGCCAATTACTATGCGTTAATCTGTAGAGAGAAACGATGTTTTTTGTATTCGACGAAATTCGTGTAAAAAGTGtataaatgatattttggttcaagagagaaagagtgtGACACGTCTCATCAGCAGGCAGTGTGTTTTTGTCGCagctttttttgtaaatggcCCCCATCCCAGTTGTTGAGACTCCACTTTGAgcctggtttttaattttaaatattagctGTCAATTCCGGATTATTTGATAAAGAAAACTTACAATAAATATTGCGTTTTTTCttctgcaataaatttctcaaCCTAAAATTATGTCATGAGCTaaggttaaattttgaaaccttACGAAACGATTTCACAATGTTATTTCTTTGCcctttttcactttatttattgctgtgttgaaattatttcctctCAAGCTCAAGGTCGAGTCTCACTGTCTGCGCTGGGGGCccaaaatgtgaaaaatcgtTATCAGCACGttgaaatttcgaattttgatTGTGAGATTATAGTCGTACGCCTATATTGGATTTGGGAAAGAGTCTATTCAAAGAGTTTTTCGGCAGCggcgattttttattcatgccTGCGtattaagaaagaaaaatctatAGCAAAGATGAAACTGAAGCCGCTCTCATCAAAGAATACACTTAAAAAGCTCAACGTTTGAGGCACAAAGcgtataaatatatttacggAAAAATACGGTCAGTGGCACTATAttattctctctttctctgtaAATAAACGACACGATTAAGTGTGAAGAAAAGTGACAAGCCACTCCACTTGtgtatgttttaattaaacgaagGGAAGAATTACTAGACTACACGCGTTCCAAATCAACaaacatatattatgtataaaaGTAACTCACTCACTTACATGACAGACACGAGGAAGaagaagcaaacaaacaaggtGTTTCCCCCCAAAACGATTCATACAATGAAGGGATGAGAGAAATTCGTCTATGTCTcttgtgtattattattattaaactgTTCAGATTGATCACCGCAGACCTGGGCATTTTGCtcgcgaattaatttttcaattacgaAAACACACTTCTTGACAGTTCCGAATAAAATTCCCAGGTCTGCAGTTTTCCCGAATCACAAAATGAAAGACTCGATTTTGTCTCGGAAattgagggaaaaaattattactgtaAAGAAAATTGTATAGTAGttgaaaaacgaaataaaaccATTAAACATAAGCTTGGAAGCGTCTTTCAACTTACTCCCCTAAACACAATGACATTGCAACACATCTGACCTtattgtgacaaaaatgtGTACACATAGTCCTTGCCTAAAGCAGTAAAAGAGGGATGAAAAGCTTTCTTTATTATGCTTCGAagggaagaaatattttaagaaaatcatgACAGGTGAATTGctacacaaattattttccccctTGCTTCTCTGAAAGCTTTGTGAGGTATATTATTATGTTCCTTTTGTCACCTGTTTACAGCCGAATTCTAAGGGATGCACCTGATCACCTGCCTCCCAAGAGCGAATTGTTCTCGGCTTATCCCCTGCCCTCTGCTGCCCCCCTTAATCTTTTGTcgattatgatttatttccacGTAGCTCACAAGAGAACATTGCGATGGTCATGGTCACGGTCGTCGTTTACCTGCAGGTTGTTTGTCTTGTTGGGGGAAAAGCGGAGAAACTAGCTCACTGGAGCATTCTTTTCTCAATAGCCTTTTTCAGGCCGAATTCTATGAATGAAAGACGAAAAATGAAGGTCAGTCAGTGTAGCCTCGCCgcccttaaaataataaaaagctgcagcaTCTGCGTTTCTCTTGACTAAAAATTCTTGGTGCTTTTCTGTGCAAGCGAATTTCCTGTTGAAGTTTGAATGCCCAAAACTAACTAAATGGTTAAAACAACCAAAAATGTTTACATAGTCCTTGCCTAAAGCAGTAAGAGGGATGAAAAGCTTTATTCTGTTTCGAAGGGAAGAAATGTTTCAAGAAAATCGTGACAGTTGAATAATTGCTAcacgaattatttttattttttttatttttcccctttGCTTCTCTGAAAGCTTTGTGAGTTATGTTccttttttcacctttttcagGCCGAATTCTGAgaataaaagacgaaaaatGATGGTCAGTAGCCTCGCCgcccttaaaataataaaaagctgcagcaTCTGCGTTGCGTTTCTCTTGACTAAAAATTTTTCGAGCATTTCTGTGCAAGCGAGTTtgcttttgaagtttgaatgcCCAAAACTTAACTAAATGGTTAAAAACAACCAAAAATGTTTACATAGTCCTTGCCTAAAGCTTTATTCTGCTTCGAAGggaagaaatatttcaagaaaatcgtGACAGTTGAATTGctacacaaattattttttatttttgcccctTGCTTCTCTGAAAGCTTTGTGAGGTATGTTCCTTTTGTCACCTTTTTCAGGCAAAATTCTGAgaataaaagacgaaaaaAGAAGGCCAGTCAGTGTAGCCTCGCCgcccttaaaataataaaaagctgcagcaTCTGCGTTTCTCGttgactaaaaattattggagCTTTTCTCTGTGCAAGCGAGTTTGCCTTTGAAGTTTTGAAGAAGGGTtttgagtgaaataaaatggaattccTTTAAGTACAGTTTACtacattttattgaattctagaaaaaacaaaatacatcCACACACAGACGCAATTGatgtcttaaaatttattaaagtaccatctctcaataaaattaaaaacaataataaatagtgAAACAAcatatctctctctcttgtcTATTTTAATTCTACTAAAGGGAAGAGGGATGATGCTGGTAATTCTTATTACAATGTATTTCTTGGGGATAGCTGGTTGCGTCGTTGCGCCCCTCACAATCAGAATGTCGGTGCGGGGTTCGGCATCACAGTCAGTTTTCCGAGGGGCCGAGCGCGAAATGCGCCCTCGGGCGCGACCCACTTGTCGGGCGGGTCGGCCCTCGGGCGAGAGGGTTACAAATTAAGGGacggaataaattaaaatgaatcattGGAAGAggtcggaaaataaattaagaacaCGTTTGCTCTTGCACACTTTACTAAAAGATTTTACTCGCTACGTTTTTCATTGAGGCAGTGTATCTATATTTGTTGTTTTCATTACTCATTTACAAACTACGTTCACACCagagtttcattaaaaatgttccTGGAAGTCCCGTCGCAATACTGTAATTCTAGTTTAGAAATTTCATTGATTcatcttgtgtgtgtgtgtgttgagtGTTCACTCTTTATAGAAAAGTTGTAAAATGCAATGAAAATCCTAGTCGCAGTTTTATTTCCACGGAACTTTGCAACATACAGATTCACTCACGCGGCTCTGGTTTGATTTTGTTAATAGATACTATATACTACATAATAAGAGATagattttccacaaaattcTCGGAATTTTTCAAGCAACACTTAAAATGGTCTAATACAATTATTACATGATCATCAATTTTGCCGTGGCTACAactcaaacaattaaaaaggatAATGTACCACACACTATATAATGGCCGGGAAGCGATCAGGCACCCCGGCGAAGTCAGCCATTGAGGCATTCTCACGCAATTTGATTTGTtcagaaaaacaaattggGACCAGAAGTGCTTGCAGCCAGGCGCGTAATTGCTTTCTTTGGGCTTCGACGACGTCAAAATTCCATCCATCTCATTTTTCAGGTAGGAGGACACGCGTGTGTCAGGAACTTTTGTCATAGTGTTTGGCCCAAAATTGATCGATATCAAAGCAATATATACAAATATCGTACTACTATTCTTAAACAACGATCGCGACAACTAGAGGCGTTAATTAGAGATCAACGCTCTCCGAAAAGCAGCACAACACATTTTTAACTCCCATGTTCTGCTTCCGATTGGGGTCTCTATCGATAGTTGATTtgctcgacgctgattggctgacacAGCTGACATGCGCATTGCTTCGGCTAATCAGCGTCGaggtttattcaaatttttataattagcgAGCAGAGACGCGCATCGGAAGCAGAACAaggataaaaatacaaaaatgagtTGGGTGGCATTTCTTAGGGCGCTCATCACTGTTTAAGGTCTCTAGCAAGAACACAAAAACATCGTCGACCTGAACGCCTCTCACGCATTTACTCTTTTTTGGctctataatattttttcttttaatcatACATAGTAGCAAGTTTAAATAAAGTATTCCAGTCCTTGTTCAAATGAGATATTTTGGTCCTGTGTTTGTCAGGCGTTGTctcaaaattgtgtttgtgagtttgtttgtttgtttgtttgttactTTTATTGGGGTTTGTGATTCTAAAATCTCCTCTCGCAGCGACAATGAGTGACATGTACAGAATAACCATGATTTGTTGCGTTCGAGTTCTCTCCTtacatttatataataatatactaatttatttatttatgtgatACAAAATGACAATATTGCACGTTTCAATAAAGGGGCTTGGCTCGCGGCGGGCGTTCCAGCCCTGGGAATTTGGTTTGCTTTGACTATTAATTCATCgcttaattaataacaatgaAAACCAACCGACCCGTCTTCCTCACCGAAAGAACAACAACGCGGTTTTCTGCCAACCGAGCAatcattctaatttaaaaattcgttgaaaccatgcaaataataatatcacgtgttcaaagtataaaaataatacgtaaaatcaatcaatccaGCCCAGCGCGTTGTGTGCCGTGtgtgtacgtgtgtgtgtgtacgcgtGTGTACTTGTGTGTCATGCCTGGAGACGTTTTTCAAATGCCAGCTGGAAGGCCAAATTTGGTTTGCGTAGTAGCACCAGCCCGCAATTATACACTGGGTAACATTCAACTTGATTAGCACGTGTTGGGGGAGGCGCGCGCGGACGCCGCGGCAAAAATGCCGCGGCAAACGCTTCCGCGGGCACTCCTCGAGAACAATCAGCCGCCGTTTTGGGCTACTGCgaaggttttttttttttgttgttgtttttactCCGCCCGGGCGGATTTCTGGATAAAATCGCGTGGCCCATGCCGTTTCGCACAGTCTcgaagaatttttgtttttttgggGGGTATTGCAGCAAACGTGCGGGGGCCGGCCGCCGGGGGTGGGACTGGCTTTGAAAAACTTTGGGCTTGGCATCTCCTGCGCGAGTTTTTcccgtgttttttttttattttaattttttaaatctaccACAAGTGTGTGAATTGATGTGTGtctagttttattttgtatctCGTTTTAGTATATAAAGAAATGAAGACGAACGCAAGAGTAGAAAGGCGGCGGCAAAGGCCGCGCTCAATTGGGGGTAGTTACGCATGTGCCGTCATTAATCGGCGGCCGGTGGCGGCGCCCCGTCAGGTTCTGGCGCCGCTGGCGCTGTCGCCGCAGCCGCAGCCTCGGCCACAACGGCCTTGGCGTCCTTGCTAGAGTAGTCGTCGTAGCCCGAGTCGGACGAGCTGTCCACGTCCTTGCCGAGCAGGGTCTTGGTCTCTTCGCCCTCTtcggccggcggcggcgacttGGGGGCGGCcccggccgccgccgtcggCGCTGGCGCCGCTGCGGCCTCGCTGGTGCGTCCGCCGCGGCACGGCTTGTGGTAGCGCGCGTCCACCATCAACTCGCCGTACCGGCCGACGAAGATGACGCCGCAGCACGTCTGCTCGCGCCGCCAGTACGTCATGTCCAGCATCGGGTACGAGGCCCTCATGGCCGCGCCGCTGCTCGACAGCGGCGACGACGGTGTTGAGTCCATTTCCTCATCTTCTAGGTCGCTGTTGATTGATTCCTCGCGGTCGCTCGCCGGGCTTGTCGACCGGGTTACATTCTCCTGAGAACAGCAGAGCAAAAatcatcattaaattttattcggaattaaaattaaaagggtaCAGGGGtgcaaaaaacccgcatttttttaaatgcactgCAGTGGttaaatgcgtttttttcaatttttaccagtttcttgcaggc encodes:
- the homer gene encoding homer protein homolog 2 isoform X3, with protein sequence MTSGKETMGEQPIFTCKAHVFHIDPKTKRSWIPASSSAVSVSFFYDSTRSLYRIISVEGTKAVINSTITPNMTFTKTSQKFGQWSDVRANTVYGLGFSSEAELNKFIEKFQDVKEATRQAAAKATTNGTATQATPVTSANASPITARAGRGGTGAPGNASPNPGVGQTTLPDELVDVQGPGLPPGGPIPAPLLNDGTGTLLKSSLRNTSLNVQQVIPGDSPKHQPKVVGATLVDPKQSPAANFPPNSAEGQLKYENDRLKLALAQSSANAKKWEIELATLKNNNARLTSALQESTANVEEWKRQLQQYKEDNHTLKTKYIELEAAKGSQEAAAELRKELQSLRTRVEALDLELQGKNEEVRRLNKQQGPDPHSGKSDDRIKALQEENATLQLALQNSQAQLEAALMAQESQRRVLDTLNRQLATRLQELAGIHGEIATAINT
- the LOC135942267 gene encoding SIN3-HDAC complex-associated factor gives rise to the protein MSTFHRPKVYRSSVGCCICKAKSSSSRFTDSKRYEEDFVECFLLSEQRGGEICNACVLLVKRWKKLPAGSSRNWSHVVDARSGPGTNKSLNKFHKRKPKLRANLVLKSTAPKKLQDAIVGKRKKHTYRKQENVTRSTSPASDREESINSDLEDEEMDSTPSSPLSSSGAAMRASYPMLDMTYWRREQTCCGVIFVGRYGELMVDARYHKPCRGGRTSEAAAAPAPTAAAGAAPKSPPPAEEGEETKTLLGKDVDSSSDSGYDDYSSKDAKAVVAEAAAAATAPAAPEPDGAPPPAAD